From Marmota flaviventris isolate mMarFla1 chromosome X, mMarFla1.hap1, whole genome shotgun sequence, the proteins below share one genomic window:
- the Cpxcr1 gene encoding CPX chromosomal region candidate gene 1 protein: MTSRAKEGSDPADNALKISENEAPHDCSADIEPSFANPSMISQAESNPMNRQPSTSTSQEDAVLLTADNIELEAEKIQKDSQKEDASQNSLVVWMPIPRKLIFLIDRPIFYPGKVQIKVNDFCHNIINYKIPLQLSIQWRIPFINNHEIRGMILRLLCGRHFSQTVGHQNSMWMKQKYIVFVPRPNVLTHGERTIIFGRPLRVYYYRSLIERMTSGKFYKSSDKGRDGFQIFVRPGFYIPRTQIQSTSNRKNFENHLRSHHNMRVVIISIDNGWKYLCPICGCCFSNFIEFRQHSCSFPGN; this comes from the exons ATGACTTCTCGTGCTAAAGAAGGAAGTGATCCAGCTGACAACGCtctgaaaatttctgaaaatgagGCTCCACATGACTGTAGTGCAGACATAGAGCCTTCATTTGCTAATCCCAGTATGATCTCTCAGGCAGAATCCAACCCAATGAACAGGCAGCCAAGCACATCAACCTCCCAGGAGGATGCTGTTCTTCTAACAGCGGACAATATTGAGCTTGAAGCAGAAAAGATTCAAAAAGATTCTCAAAAGGAAGATGCATCACAAAACTCTCTTGTAGTTTGGATGCCTATTCCTAGAAAATTGATCTTTCTTAT TGACAGACCAATATTCTACCCAGGGAAAGTGCAGATAAAAGTGAATGATTTTTGTCACAACATCATAAATTACAAAATTCCTCTCCAACTTTCAATTCAATGGAGAATACCATTCATTAATAATCATGAGATAAGAGGAATGATTCTCCGTCTGCTATGTGGGAGACATTTCTCTCAGACTGTAGGTCATCAAAATAGCATGTggatgaaacaaaaatatatagtgTTCGTTCCTAGACCAAATGTCCTCACCCATGGTGAGAGAACCATAATATTTGGAAGGCCTTTGAGGGTGTACTACTATCGTTCCCTCATTGAGCGAATGACATCAGGAAAATTTTACAAATCAAGTGATAAAGGGAGGGATGGGTTTCAAATTTTTGTGAGGCCAGGGTTCTATATTCCACGGACCCAAATCCAAAGTACATCCAAcagaaaaaattttgaaaatcatttgagATCTCACCATAACATGAGAGTTGTTATCATAAGCATTGATAATGGATGGAAATATCTGTGTCCCATCTGTGGGTGTTGTTTCagcaattttattgaatttagacagcattcctgcagctttcctgggAACTAA